In Festucalex cinctus isolate MCC-2025b chromosome 1, RoL_Fcin_1.0, whole genome shotgun sequence, the sequence TGATATTCAGCTGATTTATAAAGTATGCTATAATTCTTGTTTTTTGCGATGTCATAGAGATGTTATGataacattttgaaattgttgtGAAATTGCATAGCTTACATTCACTTCTCTTAAAACATAACAATGttcatgttgtttatgtttttacagCTATTTACAGGTCCGGACAAGGGGAAGTCCTACGATTACAGTACAGTGCAGTACGCAAGTACCCTACTATTGCCTTAGATGCTCACCAAGCATTTTGACAGTGTGTCGATGACTTTGGTCTCTGCGGCTGCTCTGAGGGCGTAACCAAAGTGTCCTTCCAATCATACCATAGACCAGTCCAAGGATGCAGACCGGTACCAGGAAGTAGAGGTTGGATAGAATCATCATGGCTGACAGTAGGCCCGAGGAAATGGCGTACTGTGTGCAACGGCACTCCCTTCTGTCAGTCCAAGTTCCGTGCCGATTAACACTTGCttcccttcctcctccttcgtCTTCTTTCAGCTTGTTTTGCTGATAAACTTCCTTCACGTCCTCTTGTTTTTCATCTTTTATTTCACCTCTGAGTTTTTTGTTGCGCTCACCTATTGCTTCCATTCCTGCTTCTTCCTCGTCAAACAATTTCAACCTTCTTGCTCTTTCACTCTTCCTCTCTTTTTCTCCCCATTTTTGTTCATGTAATTCTGCCTCAAATGAAGATGACATATGTCTCCCTTCATCTACTGTAAAGCCAACTGGTTCATCAACCGCAGCCATCCACCTTCCATTCTCTCCCCAACCATTGACTCTGAGATCTTCTTGTCCAACTTCCTCAACTCCAACCATCAGCCACACAGGTGCTGCACTGACTGCTGCACCCAACCACAGGCAGCCAATGAGAGCCCTGGTTCTGCGGCGTGTCACCAGCGTCTTTGCAATAATTGGCCAGCAGACTGCCACATATCTCTCCAGAGAGAGGAAGGTGATGTGCAGGATGGTGCAGAAGGTGCAACACTCCGAGAGAAACATGGTCATCTTACACGCAAAGTCTCCCAAGGGCCACGGTCTGGGCTTCCATAGCTGTGAGGGAAAGCGGCAGTCACTTTTTTCCAatgttgcaccaaaaaaaaaacctcatacaCAAATAAGATGTACCTTATAGAGATCCAGCGGTAGGAGCAGGAGTATCATCAAATCACTGACAGCCATGCTACTCAGGTACAAGTAGGTAGAACTTCTCATATGTGGACGTAGCCAAACCACTAGAATTGTTAAGACATTTCCAAGGAGACCAAGGAGCAGCACAGGAATGTAGACGATCGTCACACACactaaaaatgaaaagagaGGCCCTTGAATTCTTACTGGGAATCTAGATTCCGACGGTCATGGTTTCTGACTCAGGTGCTCTTCATCTCTATAGATTGTGTCCAACCCTATGTATTTATCTGCTCCTGTcaattaattgaatttgtggGGTGGTAAGTGACTTTGAGAACTCATTATACAAGCACAGACATCAACAAGTTGGTCCTTCCACCTGTGAAGTCCAACAACAGTGTGCTTCAGTTCATTTTCTGATTGGCGTTACAGTATACATTCAATGTCAGAATTACAGCGTATGTAGCTTGACTTTCCTCGTTCTTCTGAACACACAATaggattaaaacaaacaaaaacaaaacaagattacTGTAATTGTTTACCATTTACAAGGGGAAAAATGACTCTTGACAGAATCATTGGTCAGGAGCCATTCTatggtgtgtatatatgtatgtatgtatatatatatatatatatatatatttgtatatatttaaacaaaaattcaaacagagACTAAGCTTCTGTCACGaaagtggggtgttggtggcaggacccaaatgcaggaggcaacaaaaaccgggcaaggcagggatgcaggtaaaaaaggggatttaattaacgaaaactataaacaaggtgctatgaaagaattaacaagatcaaaaatccatggcatggcatggcatggcatggcatggcatggcatggcatggcatggcatggcatggcatggcatggcatggcatggcatggcatggcatggcatggcatggaacacagggacacagatactacaagcacaacagatacaatgactccacaagaaccaaacggaaaacaggggactaaatacacacaggctaatgacaatgactagacacagctgggcaagacacaagtggcaagggaagctgattggtggatacactgggaagggaagacacactcaggtggacgtggtttgacataacgggacaagggaagaaacaaggaacacatgacaaacgaccaaaagacaacaaaaacccacccccaccaaaccaaaacatgacagcttCACTGGCATCATCATCTCTGAATTGTTAATCAATCCCCACCCTCTCACCTTCCGTCCTCCTGGgaagtttggcatttgatttcaaaactagtTATTCATCAATTTGTTAATAATTGTTGATAATAAAATGCAACCCAACATTTGTATGGGATCAGATCGCAGTCATAATGGGCCTCGGCGAGAAACCATAACTAtgacatctatctatctatctatctatctatctatctatctatctatctatctatctatatatatatatatatatatatatatatatatatatatatatatatatatatatatatatatatatatatatatatatatgtgtgtgtgtgtgtgtgtatgtgtgtgtgtggggggggggggggggggggggttgtgtgtgagtgtgtgttttttttttgtgttttttttgttgttgttttttttactgctccAAATACCAACTTAGCTCCGTGAATCCAAACATAGGTTCCTCCAAATCGCAATTTTGGCTGGAACAGTCCTCCAAAAATCCTGAATCTAAGCCGCAGTTGTCATCCTCACAGCCACTTCCCATGTTCTCCAACTCCATTAGGTCCATTATTTCACAAGGTGAGCtttcaaagaaaaacaacacagaGAAAGCAGCAGGACGCACGTTGATGGATTTATCACTCAATAACATTCAGCCTATGTTcaggcgtggacagatgctttttatttttatttttatttatttatttattttaagtcacGTAATTGACTAAAAATTTTCACTGGAATTAAACAATACCTGATACAAAATTAGAAATAAAGGTGTGCAAATTTACACATAAAAATTCTCTGaacaaatacaaagaaatgGAAAGTAGTGAATTCAATAGATAACATTACATTATACGTGTGGATCACATACTAAATCTAATCTGctaatcttttttcttttttctttttatatcagACACAGCCCTTATTAGCATTACAACAACATATTTTGCAACGATCCAGTAGAGCTATAGGCTACGTACACTTTCAGAAATATTAAATtccatttacaaaacaaaaacacaaacctcTTATGTCAAATGTGATTCTTACCGGTCAAGAGCAGCATCTGTGAGTGCCGCACCACACTCGAGCTCTGTCTGACACCTACAGTATGATGAGCCCCTCTCTCTCACCCACTCTCATCTTAAATGGTCCAGTATCATCTTATGTTGCACACACAAGAGCAAGATGATCGATACTCCCATAACACCTTGCCGATATTTGAATTGACACACAGGATAATAATTATATTTCAACAAATTTCTGGTTAAAGTCTGCATGCACAATGGACATCTTATTTCATCATTTATATTGATCTAAAAGTAACATTCAGTATCCCATTTACAATACTGGATTCAGATGCTGAAATATCAATTACAGCTGGGATGGGCAACTgagggggccacaatttttcatcagcacCATTGGGGGTCCatataaggcatttttaaaccagatgtatgaataaaaaatgcaattttacgAAAGGACAAAATAAGTGCATACGTCTGTTTTGTAAGGAGATAGTCAGAAGATtatcttaaacatttcttgacaataatatgttatgttacctcactagtctaaacattacattctgattaatattacacttgtggaatatgagttatgtagcaaaatccagctgtttttatccatctgaggcggcagccattttgccacttgctgtcaactgaagatgacatcacagttgctcagggctcaggtaatgaccaatcacagctcacctgttttctgaagctgggcTGTGATTGATCGtttcctgagacctgagcaactgtaatgtcattttcacagcaagtggcaaaatggccgccttgtgatattgtgtgtgtgtgtgtgcgtgttggggggggggatgctggATTACGCAACGCACTATTAGCCAAAATACCGTATtaagaccagtggggctgcatagaacatgctgtcaagaaaaatattttgtggttgacttcccctttgtgTCTTACATCTCTTGACAGGCTCCAGCATGCCCGGtaccctcgtgaggataaggttcacagaatggatggatggagtacaGTATTGACAGTTCCAATATTTCCgcaatgcaatgcaatgcaatgTAAATGCTTCCTTTAAACAGTGAAAACGTACGCcgttgcttttgcctgtgactcgcatacaaaccaggcagattgttatcgtagtcaaacaatatttcatcacattgtgaaattaaaataatcctcataaatcaaattacaacgatccaaAGTACAATGTTTTTCAATGAACGGAGGGTGTCATTTCACCAAGACCATCATTTTAACTTGTGACATATGCTCGGATTTGTCAAtaccagtttgtttgtttgtttgtttgtttgtttgtttgtttgtttgtttgtgtacaaAGACGAAAATAGTCCTTCTTCTTACATTGAGCTCAGAGGAACATTTATTCAATGGGGAGCTACAGTATTTAAATCCATATTAAATGGCACGAGATGATGGCTATTGGATTGAGATGCTGCCCAATTACTGTGTCAAAAAAAGCACACATGAAGAAAGGATTAAGATCTAAGCTACAGGAGAAACATTCGATTTATTTTGAGTCACGAAAGAATGCCAGTCAAGATTTACGAACTGTCCATCCAAAATTTAAATGAACTTTAATtgactgaaaatgtatttataatatGTTCAATGTGCTCCACTGATTGGTCTTTACCTCAGCAACTTTGAGGTTGTCATGTCTTGGTTCCATGTGGGtgagttttgtttagtttgaagTGTTGTGTTAgcactcgggttcgagtccaggctccggccttcctgggtggagtttgcatgttctccccgtgcctgcgtgggtcttctccgggtacttcggtctcctcccacattccaaagacatgcttggcaggttaattgggtgctccgaattgtccctaggtgtgcttgtgagtgtggatggttgttcgtctctgtgtgccctgcgattgattagtgaccagttcagggtgtaccccgcctactacccagcaCCAGGTTCCAacacctccgcgacccttgtgaggagcaagcggttcagaaaatggatggatggatggatggatggatggatggatggatggatggatggatggatggatggatggatggatggatggatggatggatggatggatggatggagatgatTCTAccattgacagtagaaaataaAGTACCAGTGTCGTTGTTGTCAGCCACTAACTATTCATAATTGTTGAATATTTAAATGGAATAATACAATTATATTAGTGAAGGATTTTATGCAATATGTACGCTTCCAGttacatgtactgtacatacaaCTTTTAtggcttttatttatatattctatagtgattttttttatgataaaatATGTATGACCcaaatgcaattttaaataaGGACAAaatatgtgtatgtttttttgttttttgtttttttttaaacaaatgtacaaGAGTATCTTAGTATATTTTAATGTACAAATGCATACAGCTGTCGTCGGGCAGAAAAAAATTTATCACCAGAATACCGTTTTGGTTTTGACTTCTCTGATAAAAGTTATCACTGACATGCCAACTTGACAAAACATGATATAGAAAGATCATGTTTTATTCATAAATTGGGTCCTTAAAGTTAAACAGGTTGTTGTCTATGGAAGACCAAAaccgccaaaattcaaaataaataaatgactaaataaatgactagatacataaatgactaaataaataaataaataatgactaaataaatgaataaataaatcactaaataaattaatgactaaataaataaatacatgactaaatattttttttatatataattttcgaattatatattttttaaattcatgtttatttacacttttagtcatttatttatttatttagttatttattattttgaattttgccagTTTTGGTACTCCATAGTTGTCTGTCACTAACCAACACTAATTATTACAGCACACATTTGTGTGGGAAAACCTTTATAGCCCATGAACCCGGAAATTGTAATTACATATTATGGCCACTATACATTGGGAGCGCTGTCCCAAGAGGTCTGATTATATTTTTTGTCCTGTCGGAGCTGCAAACGAAAAATGGCGTTGAGGGCAGCTTTGGGGAATAAACGTGCTTTATCAGGTATGACGCGCGGATAGCGATTTACAATGCTGGGAGCACGTTGTGTCTTAGCTATTAACCGAAGAATCAACGTGAAACTACGCTAGGTTGGCTGGTGGCGGCGGCGCTAACTGAATGTGGAGCAAAGGTCACAGAGGGTCTTGCATTCAAACGAGAaccttatcatcattattatcatcagtAAAAACCGTACTTAATGTGTGTTTATATTTAAACTAGACCTTGTGTATTGTGTCGTTTGCACATTTTAAACCAAATGCATTCAGGAGAAAATAGGTGCGTGGATAGTAGCATCAATAGCAGATTTAAGTTGAAGAGAGTTCTTTCTTGTGTTTAGTAAGTCTGCATATGTGTCCAGGCTTTATTTCCCAGCTGTACTTCAACAGCAGTCATGGCAGAGTGTGTGCATCTACCGTGCTGGCTGCACAGCAGAGGAGCAACTCCACATCGTCTAAAATTTCAGTCAATTTTGACCAGAGTACAGGTAATTTTTACAGCTTAAAGTATGTCCTAAGGTCATTTTGTACTTTATTTGGGGTGAAAATTGACGGATTGGGTAAGTAAGTTGTTCAGCTACATGAGAAGGCTGAAACATTAGAATTTTCCCCGAGTATGACTTTTGAATATAGagtatctcacaaaagtgagtacaaccCACTTTGCATCAACATACCGGTAGTTGGTGTACAGCAAAACGAGATGTTGATAAATGATGAATAGACAAAAAAGGTTCTTATTTAGGTTTGAACATGTCCGGTTCCTATTCAATCAGCCGCAGGCTAACTAGAGAATTAGAATGTATGTGTCCCTACTCCGTATTGAAAACATTAGGGAATGCTGCCAATTCCGATACCGATCAGTCATGAGTGAGATCGGCCGATTCTGCTACTTATCACATGGATTAGctgcacatttttcaattttagtgccGCTCACTTACGAGTATTTCAATAAACAATCTGTAAATTATTGTGActgttaattgattaatcgatctaaggaaaaaaaaaacattttatccaAATTTCCATCCCTTAattagacaaaaatatttttgttgtgtgtttagttttacagtaaattcCATCTGGTGTGTCAATAAACATAACAACAAGGTTCGCTCAGGGATGTGAAAATAGTATACGTCACAGGCTTGCTGCAGTTTATTTAGGGTACCTGTCTTTGACAACAAAAACTTGCATATACCTGATTGTGAGAAGCTACAATCCAAATTACGATTAATTGCCaagctcttattttttttccgcaTGTAGCCTTTTTTCTGTGACTAACGTTATTTTTAACAGCCGTACCAATtggccttattttttttatttttttattttttatgtatgtcgGCGGGTGTCTTGTGTAGGTGTGGCTGTGATGCATCTGCAGAGTCCGCCGGTCAACAGCCTCAGTTTGGACTTCCTCACAGAGTTCTGCATCAGCTTGGAGAAGCTAGAGATGGACAAGAGCTGCCGAGGCCTCATCATCACTTCTGTACAAAACTTTGCAACATTTTcaatgtattcttttttttttttttaaacacagttttcttatttatttattgttgtgaTCCAGGGTGTACCCAAGGTGTTCTCAGCAGGGCTTGATATCTTGGAGATGTATGGAAAGAGTCCAGAAAGCTGTGGGGAGTTCTGGAAAGCTGTTCAGGAGATGTGGCTGAAACTCTACAGCTCCAACATGGTCATTGTAGCTGCAATTAATGTACATGAAACTGAACCTGCATCACAACTAATACTGAGACCttgacaagaacaaaaaaacttaaCAGTAGTTTTCCTTCCTTCCACAGGGCTCCAGTCCTGCAGGTGGCTGTCTAATGTCTTTGACCTGTGACTATAGAATAA encodes:
- the LOC144010756 gene encoding growth hormone secretagogue receptor type 1-like, giving the protein MDLMELENMGSGCEDDNCGLDSGFLEDCSSQNCDLEEPMFGFTELMCVTIVYIPVLLLGLLGNVLTILVVWLRPHMRSSTYLYLSSMAVSDLMILLLLPLDLYKLWKPRPWPLGDFACKMTMFLSECCTFCTILHITFLSLERYVAVCWPIIAKTLVTRRRTRALIGCLWLGAAVSAAPVWLMVGVEEVGQEDLRVNGWGENGRRECRCTQYAISSGLLSAMMILSNLYFLVPVCILGLVYGMIGRTLWLRPQSSRRDQSHRHTVKMLGVIVMAFVLCWLPFHVGRTIFFFSLGTGSDLYYLSQYLNLGSSVLYYLSAAVNPLLYNVMSARYRHAVHSLLQAHSERQGRHLEALEIQRTTSNFFRMVLLKFGKQGSLRLKDN
- the eci1 gene encoding enoyl-CoA delta isomerase 1, mitochondrial isoform X1; translated protein: MALRAALGNKRALSGFISQLYFNSSHGRVCASTVLAAQQRSNSTSSKISVNFDQSTGVAVMHLQSPPVNSLSLDFLTEFCISLEKLEMDKSCRGLIITSGVPKVFSAGLDILEMYGKSPESCGEFWKAVQEMWLKLYSSNMVIVAAINGSSPAGGCLMSLTCDYRIMADNPRYSIGLNETQLGIVAPFWFKDAMANTVGHRNTEMSLALGLLYSPTEALKIGLVDQIVPEDKLMTSAEQMMGKWLAIPAHARQITKSMMRKPTIDKLTSKREADVQNFVSFITKDAIQKSLRTYLEMLKKRKAS